In bacterium BMS3Abin14, the DNA window AGCGTTACGATCACACGCATATCAGTGAACCTTTATCCTTAAAAGTAGTTGCTGCGGATTTATTCAATAATTTCGCTGACCACTCCGGCGCCCACGGTGCGGCCGCCCTCGCGTATGGCAAAGCGAAGCTCCTTTTCCATGGCTATGGGGGTGATCAACTCCACATCCACCGAGACATTGTCTCCG includes these proteins:
- the tuf_2 gene encoding elongation factor Tu, coding for MDVELITPIAMEKELRFAIREGGRTVGAGVVSEIIE